A genomic window from Anticarsia gemmatalis isolate Benzon Research Colony breed Stoneville strain chromosome 22, ilAntGemm2 primary, whole genome shotgun sequence includes:
- the LOC142982799 gene encoding uncharacterized protein LOC142982799, producing the protein MAEALKPWLLDSGSVEEGEEELTQEQLLEILEDLEEIGVDSQAQGSQDNYQWSEDYSLFTGRQESFLQETRETIAKVYDFLKKDARDILELIYLLAEGKESDSKFKSPHKDRKKRLKKLELDNFNVDVIRSTIQNYHLEYRELPTLLKLKRIFQEKLNYEGSISTLRTALLKLRYKWRKTVDNRRVIIERHDIQKLRFSYLNNLLRYRQENRCIVYTDESYILTNHVQNKGWGNKDGPTLKRNLSKGQRIIIVHASSEQGFVPNALLTYKANSVSGDYHSNMNAENYEKWLKERLVPNLPPNSVVVLDNASYHNVQNDRAPNSNSKKIEMQRWLTEKNIAFNQDMKKIELYDLIKKNKENHRVMAPVIDMYPVIDI; encoded by the exons ATGGCGGAAGCG TTGAAGCCTTGGCTGTTGGACTCAGGGAGCGTCGAAGAGGGGGAAGAGGAGCTCACTCAGGAGCAACTCTTAGAGATCCTTGAGGATCTTGAGGAAATCGGTGTGGACTCCCAAGCACAAGGGTCCCAAGATAATTATCAGTGGAGTGAAGACTACTCGTTGTTCACTGGTAGACAAGAATCATTCCTACAAGAG actCGAGAAACCATTGCTAAGGTATAcgattttttgaaaaaagatGCGAGAGATATATTGGAACTA ATATACTTATTGGCTGAAGGAAAGGAATCTGACTCTAAATTTAAATCTCCGCATAAAGACCGTAAAAAACGTTTAAAGAAGTTAGAATTAGACAACTTTAACGTTGATGTTATACGTTCCACTATTCAAAATTACCATTTAGAATATCGCGAGTTACCTACCTTGCTAAAGttgaaaagaatatttcaagAGAAACTTAATTATGAGGGAAGTATTTCGACTCTGCGTACAGCTTTGTTAAAGTTGAGATACAAATGGCGAAAAACTGTGGATAACAGACGTGTTATTATAGAGCGGCATGACATCCAAAAACTACGATTTTCTTACCTGAACAACTTACTTAGATATCGTCAAGAAAATCGGTGTATCGTATATACAGATGAGAGCTATATCTTAACTAATCATGTGCAAAACAAAGGATGGGGTAATAAAGATGGACCAACTTTAAAGAGAAACCTGTCGAAAGGGCAAAGAATTATCATTGTGCATGCTAGTTCAGAACAAGGTTTTGTACCTAACGCACTATTGACATACAAAGCAAACAGTGTTTCCGGTGATTACCATTCAAACATGAACGCAGAAAACTATGAAAAGTGGCTAAAAGAACGTCTAGTACCGAATCTTCCACCTAACTCTGTGGTTGTGCTTGATAATGCCTCATACCATAATGTTCAAAATGACAGAGCTCCAAATTCTAATTCCAAAAAAATAGAAATGCAGAGATGGctgacagaaaaaaatatagcttttaatcaagatatgaaaaaaattgaactgtatgatttgattaaaaaaaataaagaaaaccatAGGGTGATGGCACCAGTAATCGACATGTACCCAGTGATCGACATCTAA